The Victivallis sp. Marseille-Q1083 genome has a window encoding:
- a CDS encoding tetratricopeptide repeat protein, producing MHQWKIRPSLLALSFGLLFSLNSMAEESEYSPWEVWRQGYYLYAKGEALQSKGNLEAALEQFRQARACYAELKERRPDWKQSIIDGRINMCDQAIGVIQTTLGKTVPASEPDSVPPAVPAGSPVAVSAGNSALEEELAAYKKRLLEALKELEENRQELRRHQTNRTEIENLIKEKRIAEENYELLLRRYEALEKKLSQPDSEKNEIKNQLINERLNRELLAKRFATFQEDFKKLQEELNGAIQERNQSREAEKNARERVKTLDYENAAQMQKYNDLSKTHGEVSSRLSQVLKELEQLKKLSGEKQAEIDKLNHWFVDAKNGTEGANRINADLFLENQTLREKLDQLRTDTEQQQRDLLLQQDKLRENNLEMEQFRDALKTMNSRYSTVSEENRILNEQYERLQKADAEALEELKTLRETARRQEENLQEWMDKADKLQSRLNSSNDSQYQNALAVDEQNKTLTTELANRRREVETLQAGLTEAKTRQEEAEMLAEEAKKAFIELKASVVSLELAAQKAEPLQREVESLRAVKGQLETLQRELKLANEKLQAQARKQTDLTALQQENQKYAELESRLVLTEQKLQLALNDREQLREANAALKKQNSQDERVKELETANAKLREQLLQAKVTPEESQPRPAVQPEAPTPEKIAEFLKNGQEAETRGANEVAIWNYRQILAGEPDHFEANLKLGTLYLLQERYGEAAEALQLAVLRDGESLPAVVQLARALNGLEKYGNALALLEKPLQKHPDDYQLLLAVGTALARSNQPQEAEKMLNRAIDREPRDISARRELALVIAENDAARQEEAVRLYQAARELGLPPDARLEELLKDALSDQKETIEFLYQAAAEAENGEDFDSAIWYYEQLCQLDKSGPLPINKLAFAQLQNGNAELALKTIPRETADPAGLCIAALAELESNQLPAAADLLSLARERNGAQPWMPAEEYQPVADRLADRLAATPPPEQSAEWQRVIEAYQQLIQK from the coding sequence ATGCATCAATGGAAAATCCGCCCCAGTTTGCTGGCGCTGTCCTTCGGGCTGTTGTTCTCGCTGAACAGCATGGCGGAAGAAAGCGAATATTCGCCGTGGGAAGTGTGGCGGCAGGGATATTATCTTTATGCAAAAGGCGAAGCGCTGCAGAGCAAGGGCAACCTGGAAGCGGCACTGGAACAATTTCGGCAGGCGCGGGCCTGTTATGCCGAATTGAAAGAACGGCGGCCGGATTGGAAGCAGAGCATCATCGACGGCCGCATCAATATGTGCGACCAGGCGATCGGTGTCATTCAAACGACGCTGGGCAAGACCGTTCCGGCGTCGGAACCTGATTCCGTGCCTCCGGCCGTCCCCGCCGGGTCGCCGGTCGCCGTTTCCGCGGGCAATTCCGCGCTGGAGGAAGAGCTGGCCGCCTATAAAAAACGCTTGCTGGAAGCGTTGAAAGAACTGGAAGAAAACCGGCAGGAGCTCCGCCGTCACCAGACCAACCGGACCGAAATTGAAAATCTGATCAAAGAGAAGCGGATCGCGGAGGAAAACTACGAATTGCTGCTGCGCCGTTATGAAGCGCTGGAGAAAAAACTCAGCCAGCCGGACAGTGAAAAAAATGAAATCAAGAATCAACTGATCAATGAACGGCTGAACCGGGAGTTGCTGGCCAAGCGGTTCGCCACTTTCCAGGAGGATTTCAAGAAACTGCAGGAAGAGCTCAACGGAGCAATTCAGGAACGAAATCAGAGCCGGGAAGCGGAAAAAAACGCCAGGGAACGGGTTAAAACTCTGGACTATGAGAACGCCGCCCAGATGCAGAAATACAATGATCTGTCGAAAACGCATGGTGAGGTGTCCAGCCGTTTGAGCCAGGTGCTCAAAGAGCTGGAGCAATTGAAAAAATTGTCCGGCGAGAAACAGGCCGAAATCGACAAGCTCAACCATTGGTTTGTCGACGCCAAAAACGGCACGGAAGGCGCCAATCGAATCAATGCCGACCTCTTTCTTGAAAATCAGACGTTGCGGGAGAAATTGGATCAGTTGCGGACCGACACGGAGCAACAGCAGCGCGATCTGCTGCTGCAACAGGATAAATTGCGTGAAAACAATCTGGAAATGGAACAGTTCCGCGATGCGCTGAAAACGATGAACAGCCGCTATTCCACCGTTTCCGAAGAGAACCGGATCCTCAACGAGCAATATGAACGGCTGCAGAAAGCCGATGCCGAAGCGCTGGAAGAACTGAAAACGTTGCGGGAAACCGCTCGCCGGCAGGAAGAGAATTTGCAGGAGTGGATGGACAAAGCCGACAAACTGCAGAGCCGTTTGAACAGCAGCAATGATTCCCAGTATCAAAATGCCCTCGCAGTCGACGAGCAGAATAAAACGTTGACGACCGAACTGGCCAATCGCCGCCGGGAAGTCGAAACGCTGCAGGCCGGTTTGACGGAAGCGAAAACCCGCCAGGAGGAAGCGGAAATGTTGGCCGAGGAAGCCAAGAAGGCCTTCATCGAATTGAAAGCGTCGGTGGTTTCACTGGAATTGGCGGCCCAAAAAGCGGAACCTCTGCAACGGGAAGTGGAGTCGTTGCGTGCCGTCAAGGGGCAGTTGGAAACGCTGCAACGGGAATTGAAATTGGCGAATGAAAAATTACAGGCTCAGGCGCGGAAACAGACGGATCTTACCGCTTTGCAACAGGAAAATCAGAAATACGCCGAATTGGAATCCCGCCTGGTCCTGACGGAGCAGAAGCTTCAGTTGGCACTGAACGACCGGGAGCAATTGCGGGAAGCGAACGCCGCGCTGAAAAAGCAGAATTCACAGGATGAACGGGTAAAAGAACTGGAAACGGCCAATGCCAAATTGCGTGAACAATTGCTTCAGGCCAAAGTGACCCCGGAAGAATCCCAACCGCGCCCGGCGGTCCAGCCGGAAGCCCCGACGCCGGAAAAAATCGCCGAATTTCTGAAAAATGGTCAGGAAGCGGAAACGCGCGGCGCCAATGAAGTGGCAATCTGGAATTACCGGCAGATTCTGGCCGGCGAACCGGATCACTTCGAGGCGAATTTAAAACTGGGAACGCTGTATCTGCTTCAGGAACGTTACGGCGAAGCGGCGGAAGCGCTGCAACTGGCGGTTTTGCGCGACGGCGAATCGCTGCCGGCGGTCGTTCAGTTGGCCCGGGCGCTCAACGGCCTGGAGAAATACGGCAACGCGCTGGCCCTGCTGGAAAAACCGCTGCAGAAGCACCCGGACGATTACCAACTGTTGCTGGCAGTCGGCACCGCCCTCGCCCGCAGCAACCAGCCGCAGGAAGCGGAAAAGATGTTGAACCGGGCGATCGACCGGGAGCCGCGGGATATTTCCGCCCGCCGCGAACTGGCGCTGGTCATCGCCGAGAACGACGCCGCCCGTCAGGAAGAGGCGGTCCGGCTCTATCAGGCCGCCCGGGAACTGGGCTTGCCGCCCGATGCCAGATTGGAAGAATTGCTGAAAGATGCCCTTTCCGACCAGAAGGAGACGATTGAATTCCTCTACCAGGCCGCCGCCGAAGCGGAAAACGGTGAAGATTTCGATTCGGCCATCTGGTATTACGAGCAGCTTTGCCAACTGGATAAATCCGGCCCGTTGCCGATCAACAAACTGGCGTTTGCCCAATTGCAAAACGGCAACGCCGAGCTGGCGTTGAAAACCATCCCGCGGGAAACGGCCGATCCGGCCGGATTGTGCATCGCAGCGCTGGCGGAATTGGAATCGAATCAGCTGCCGGCAGCGGCAGATTTGCTCTCGCTGGCGCGGGAGCGCAATGGGGCGCAGCCCTGGATGCCGGCAGAGGAATATCAGCCCGTGGCGGATCGGTTGGCCGACCGGCTGGCGGCCACGCCGCCCCCAGAGCAATCCGCCGAATGGCAGCGGGTCATCGAGGCGTATCAACAACTCATTCAAAAATAA
- the hflX gene encoding GTPase HflX: MIDNEKEARKKIEYAIIVGVQAPGEEPGIVHEHLDELQELARTLGVEVIERIVVKLHAAPMAQYFIGNGKAEEICRRFQELEADSLIFDVELTPSQQRNWERLIKGCVIDRQEIILDIFAERASTREAVLQVELARLQYYLPRLTRAWTHLSRQRGGAKGTRGEGEKQIEADRRLIQNRIAFLKKELLTIGKQRVTQRKSRRRNAVPHAAIVGYTNAGKSSLLNRLTQAQVLTEDKLFATLDPTTRKLTLDNNQLLLLTDTVGFIRKLPHSLVEAFKSTLEEAVYADFLVLVLDVSSPQLEEHWETTMQVLKELGADRKDILVVFNKLDLQPDTLRLARARGLFPSGVFVSTKTGAGFDELRRRLIDYSNRQTRLLNVKLPPSRHDLSALAYAKGNVMEAKYDDDGFLHLTFSINAALREKFEEFAVSV; the protein is encoded by the coding sequence ATGATTGATAACGAAAAAGAGGCCCGCAAAAAAATCGAATACGCGATCATCGTCGGCGTGCAGGCTCCCGGCGAGGAGCCCGGCATCGTTCACGAGCATCTCGATGAATTGCAGGAGCTGGCCCGGACGCTCGGGGTGGAAGTCATTGAGCGGATTGTCGTCAAATTGCACGCGGCGCCGATGGCGCAATATTTTATCGGCAATGGCAAGGCGGAGGAAATCTGCCGGCGTTTTCAGGAGCTGGAAGCCGATTCATTGATCTTCGACGTCGAATTGACCCCGTCCCAGCAGCGCAACTGGGAACGGTTGATCAAAGGCTGTGTGATCGACCGGCAGGAGATCATTCTGGATATTTTCGCCGAACGAGCTTCCACCCGCGAAGCGGTACTCCAGGTGGAGCTGGCCAGGCTGCAGTATTATTTGCCGCGCCTGACCCGGGCCTGGACGCACCTTTCCCGCCAGCGCGGCGGCGCCAAAGGAACCCGCGGCGAAGGGGAGAAGCAAATCGAAGCCGACCGGCGTCTGATTCAGAACCGGATTGCCTTTTTGAAAAAAGAACTGTTGACCATCGGCAAGCAACGGGTCACCCAGCGCAAAAGCCGGAGGCGCAACGCGGTTCCGCATGCCGCCATCGTCGGCTATACCAATGCCGGTAAATCATCGCTGCTCAACCGCTTGACTCAGGCGCAGGTCCTAACCGAGGACAAACTTTTCGCCACGCTGGATCCGACCACCCGCAAATTGACGCTCGACAATAACCAGTTGCTGCTGTTGACCGACACGGTCGGCTTCATCCGCAAACTGCCGCACTCGCTGGTCGAAGCGTTCAAATCCACGCTGGAAGAGGCGGTTTATGCCGATTTTCTGGTTCTGGTGCTGGATGTTTCCAGTCCGCAGTTGGAAGAACACTGGGAAACCACCATGCAGGTGCTGAAGGAGCTGGGCGCCGACCGGAAGGACATTCTGGTCGTCTTCAACAAACTCGACTTGCAACCGGATACATTGCGGCTGGCCCGGGCCAGAGGACTCTTCCCGTCCGGCGTTTTCGTCTCGACGAAAACCGGCGCCGGTTTCGATGAGTTGCGCCGCCGCCTGATCGATTACAGCAACCGTCAAACCCGTTTGCTCAACGTCAAGCTGCCGCCCAGCCGCCACGACCTTTCCGCGCTGGCCTATGCCAAAGGCAATGTCATGGAGGCCAAATATGACGACGACGGCTTTCTGCATCTGACTTTCAGCATCAATGCGGCGCTGCGGGAGAAATTCGAAGAATTCGCCGTATCAGTTTAA
- a CDS encoding PAS domain-containing protein, which translates to MQIIRVPLFGGCFRQNKILTFFPWLSGGFPVAVAMPNAAPHWFPLPEHHLEVFCVGGAQLAAFLTVLLFILWMRNRRNYLARTIFRYTPTRTMVLDRQGNLLYWQAPDLQNREKPQHYSDLLIIPDAVTEFQKALDITFQTEKPQNCEYTLAGKRRRAQFVKLPKRIFRRDAVLCISTDIDELYTARSKAEAIAERFELTLNSIGDGVIVTDAAENVTLVNPVAANLTGYSSTDMVGRKLADRLRLIRYPDDAPVVSPLVQAIESGEPVQPANHTGLIAADGTRRYIANSAAPIRDRQGDITGAVMIIRDMTCENATRDWIYRQKELLENASTTIKIVYFCCSCDKERIVLSRIEYNGEIWGKDAAGKPLPEDQWISPEDYPDYQESWRKILAGEVEPAAPSPAEVQKPRVLLVDDVPMNLKVLSAMLRKLDIESVCALSGKEALAILRKNSDFKLVLTDLWMPEIDGAKLAKEIHQSPELAKLPVIAVTADAQVIGASAAEFQGVLYKPVTINSLRDFFATFPSGRPVNPIFG; encoded by the coding sequence ATGCAAATTATCCGGGTTCCGCTGTTTGGCGGTTGTTTCCGTCAAAATAAAATCCTCACCTTCTTTCCGTGGCTCTCCGGCGGTTTCCCCGTTGCGGTGGCAATGCCGAACGCTGCACCTCACTGGTTTCCGCTGCCGGAGCATCACCTGGAAGTTTTCTGCGTGGGAGGCGCCCAGTTGGCCGCGTTCCTGACGGTATTGCTGTTTATCCTGTGGATGCGGAATCGGCGGAATTATCTCGCGCGAACGATCTTCCGCTACACGCCCACCCGGACAATGGTGCTGGATCGGCAGGGTAATCTGCTCTACTGGCAGGCGCCGGACCTCCAAAATCGCGAAAAGCCACAACATTATTCGGATCTCCTGATCATTCCGGACGCCGTAACAGAATTTCAAAAGGCGCTCGACATCACATTCCAAACCGAAAAGCCGCAGAACTGCGAATACACCCTGGCTGGCAAACGACGGCGGGCGCAGTTTGTCAAACTGCCGAAACGGATTTTCCGCCGGGACGCCGTATTGTGCATATCAACCGATATCGACGAACTGTACACCGCCAGGTCGAAGGCGGAAGCCATCGCCGAACGCTTTGAGTTGACCTTGAACTCCATCGGCGACGGCGTAATCGTAACCGATGCCGCCGAAAATGTCACCCTGGTCAATCCGGTGGCCGCCAACCTGACCGGCTATTCCTCCACCGACATGGTAGGCCGGAAGCTCGCCGATCGGCTCAGGTTGATTCGATACCCGGATGATGCGCCGGTCGTTTCTCCACTGGTCCAGGCCATCGAGAGCGGCGAACCGGTTCAACCGGCCAACCACACCGGCCTGATCGCGGCTGACGGCACGCGCCGGTATATCGCCAACAGCGCGGCGCCGATCCGCGATCGGCAAGGCGATATCACCGGAGCGGTGATGATCATTCGCGATATGACTTGTGAAAATGCGACTCGCGACTGGATTTATCGTCAGAAAGAGTTGCTGGAAAATGCTTCCACGACCATCAAAATCGTTTACTTCTGCTGCAGTTGCGACAAGGAGCGGATCGTTCTCAGCCGGATCGAATACAATGGGGAAATCTGGGGAAAGGACGCCGCCGGCAAACCACTCCCGGAAGATCAGTGGATTTCACCGGAGGACTATCCGGACTACCAGGAGAGCTGGCGCAAAATCCTCGCCGGGGAAGTGGAACCGGCCGCACCATCTCCGGCGGAAGTGCAAAAGCCACGCGTTCTGTTGGTGGATGATGTGCCGATGAATCTGAAAGTGCTTTCCGCCATGCTCCGGAAGCTCGACATTGAAAGCGTCTGCGCTTTGTCCGGAAAGGAAGCGTTGGCCATTTTACGGAAAAACTCGGATTTCAAACTGGTTCTGACCGACCTCTGGATGCCGGAAATTGATGGCGCGAAGTTGGCCAAAGAAATTCACCAGTCTCCGGAACTGGCCAAGTTGCCGGTCATCGCCGTAACCGCTGACGCGCAGGTGATTGGCGCGTCTGCAGCGGAATTTCAGGGTGTCTTATATAAACCAGTCACGATTAATAGCTTGAGAGATTTTTTCGCCACCTTTCCTTCCGGTAGGCCGGTAAATCCGATTTTCGGATAA
- a CDS encoding TolC family protein translates to MKICRTLVGVGAAGMVLLAGCKSFDEYQDDRIAYAVKHFERAQYSNIDSEKVLTLNKCVALAVQNNLDLKVFGLEENVAKEMRTSEMLGMLPELNVSNNLTGRTNTPASSSQQLHGEGSGTYSYSQSQARNVNYLNVDLALSVLDFGLAFFNTQQANDRMLLRQQIPRRAEQNLVLDTVRVYFQVAAAQRAIDITTRLLEDCKDRYELIEQMGESGQISPFRAFDEVRQFIDMEKRLTNYIRSYDNSCVELRSLLGLYPNTRIKVDDSILDQVPEFTLPEMELMEQIALMKRPELYEIDMQKHINVLECRKTIAMMFPNVRMFVDFTNSDNSFLYHSAWWELGIRAAYNLLRLPQQISRYQAYSAQVDAEEARSYAQAIGVIAQVRIAHADLVSVKERYNIDVRVNAAYRKNLAKAEASDEISGELSQLELAHMRLATTETEIEKYLSLGNYYVSYFRLLNTLGIEDLHAATVEGLKNQLDEERIRAEAELEEARAEYESEQANVEADSEQAEITEAEEQLDVAVSPPTEPAR, encoded by the coding sequence ATGAAAATTTGCAGGACGCTGGTCGGTGTGGGGGCTGCCGGGATGGTGCTTCTGGCCGGCTGCAAATCTTTCGATGAGTATCAGGATGATCGTATCGCCTACGCGGTCAAACACTTCGAACGGGCCCAGTACAGCAACATCGATTCGGAGAAGGTGTTGACTTTGAACAAGTGCGTCGCCCTTGCGGTCCAAAATAACCTCGACCTGAAGGTGTTCGGGCTCGAAGAAAATGTGGCGAAAGAAATGCGGACCAGCGAGATGCTCGGGATGCTGCCGGAGCTCAACGTCTCCAACAACCTCACCGGCCGCACCAACACGCCGGCCTCAAGCAGCCAGCAACTGCACGGCGAAGGCTCCGGCACGTACAGTTATTCGCAGAGCCAGGCCCGCAACGTCAACTATCTCAATGTGGATCTGGCGCTCAGTGTGCTGGATTTCGGGCTGGCGTTTTTCAACACCCAGCAGGCGAATGACCGGATGCTGCTGCGGCAGCAGATTCCCCGCCGCGCCGAACAGAATCTGGTGCTCGATACCGTGCGTGTCTATTTTCAGGTTGCCGCCGCCCAGCGGGCGATCGACATAACCACTAGGCTGCTTGAGGATTGCAAAGATCGCTACGAACTGATCGAGCAGATGGGTGAATCGGGGCAGATCTCGCCGTTCCGCGCCTTTGACGAGGTACGTCAATTCATCGATATGGAAAAACGGCTTACGAATTACATCCGCAGTTACGACAATTCCTGCGTCGAGCTGCGTTCGTTGCTCGGGCTCTATCCGAACACCCGGATCAAGGTCGATGATTCAATTCTCGACCAGGTGCCGGAATTCACTTTACCGGAAATGGAATTGATGGAGCAGATCGCGCTGATGAAGCGGCCGGAGCTGTATGAAATCGACATGCAGAAGCATATCAACGTTCTTGAATGCCGCAAGACCATTGCGATGATGTTCCCGAATGTGCGGATGTTCGTGGATTTCACCAATTCGGACAACAGTTTTCTGTATCATTCCGCCTGGTGGGAACTCGGTATCCGCGCCGCTTATAATCTGTTGAGGCTGCCGCAGCAGATTTCCCGTTACCAGGCTTACAGTGCGCAGGTCGACGCGGAAGAGGCGAGGAGCTATGCGCAGGCGATAGGAGTGATCGCGCAGGTGCGTATCGCCCACGCGGATCTGGTTTCGGTCAAGGAGCGTTACAACATCGACGTGCGGGTCAATGCGGCCTATCGGAAGAATCTGGCGAAGGCCGAGGCCAGCGATGAAATTTCCGGCGAACTCTCGCAGTTGGAACTTGCGCACATGCGTCTGGCCACCACCGAAACCGAGATCGAAAAATATCTGTCGCTCGGCAACTATTACGTCTCTTATTTCCGGTTGTTGAATACGCTCGGAATAGAGGATCTGCATGCGGCGACGGTGGAAGGGCTGAAAAATCAGTTGGACGAAGAACGTATCCGCGCCGAAGCCGAGTTGGAAGAGGCCAGGGCGGAATATGAGTCCGAACAGGCCAATGTGGAAGCCGATTCCGAACAGGCGGAAATAACCGAAGCGGAAGAGCAGCTCGACGTTGCGGTTTCTCCTCCGACTGAGCCTGCCAGATAA
- a CDS encoding DUF4347 domain-containing protein — translation MKSEFDLFRLEDRVLFEAAAAVEIVEAAEAAHDDPNANVNQGEKQAQDDRDALKNAPPENPADQALHHDAGDAPDDPAHNADVDALVDKIINGDLPVIDDAALDHGVDHGVGPVIDHGVGPALDDLLHPAPVDGDHLVLNDHGESVSTGKELVVINSSVMDADAILGELAPNQEVLHLDSGSDAMDQILDYLNSSDTHYDAIHIVSHGNDGYFVLNGEVVDGDHFDAAEWAAVGEHLTDHGDIMIYGCDLAKSDAGQHLVDMIADATGADVAASTDATGLGGDWDLEFHHGVIETASISVSGYEYQLHNIQVTSGLNDGVGSLRDAIGQSHSGDEITFADSVGKVTLTSDISIDKDLTISGDRLSYTVLEGNGTDDILRIDGCTTTVTLENLAFHNGGDGAIWNNATLNITHCLFSGDSGDTGGAIHNQVVVNIKDSVFTDNSATSGGAIGNSGILNITGTTFSGNSASECGGAIYNTAGNNGGTVSNFGTLILVNSTVYGNRAEGNGGGIYSGSNSGKVAVVNSTLAGNSAQKADSGGGIYMDPGYNNANLEVINSIVVGNYTGDDPTAANDIGGEAAKFSRSFLVYGVITMTSSISDGESNIASDVDKTFHAKWDKDNTSGKWELVDRNDEMPIFQDGMVKIYADSVGAIEGTLVGWKKNSGPADFNKLWEGNFYYRSSWSIDSGSWVSMDGGGNIDFITTVGAVNFGLGDNAVALMFAAGQNGISRTDVSSYNIGAYALQAHKPDIVVNTNLDSASDHTNPFDDVTTLRDAIQYAGRASWFVLDKDNQITEVFMPGNEVRFDKAFFTTDPNHKKTIVLDRKIQILREDHIRIAGVDQDGNDLVDANGESYIVIDGGGINRIFEIGNGNRATDVAMYNLILQNGHANGVGMTKGGAVFNWFNSKVDIDRVISRDNEAQTGGAIYNAGTLSVTNSIFSGNSGDNGGAIYNAGTLTAENINFNTNLAARDGGAIYNTSAGTLTINSATFSKNTVMGSGGAIFNDAGRVTVANSTFYDQKSAGDGGAIYNNKGRLTVVGSTFYHNTAGIGVRSEGGAIFSNGAASRLVLVNSILVGNIADVAAANDLSTQNAELDLYYSFYGQLSGNIGKGVASWGKIKVKDVFGDSPSPAEKEINGVKQIYFELKDGVDAVTMGTKVQVDGGGFLQYYYMDGPFKWETLGAMR, via the coding sequence ATGAAAAGTGAATTTGATCTGTTTCGGTTGGAAGACCGGGTATTGTTCGAAGCGGCGGCGGCGGTGGAAATCGTCGAAGCGGCGGAAGCAGCGCACGACGATCCGAACGCCAATGTGAACCAGGGTGAAAAACAGGCGCAGGACGACCGGGACGCGTTGAAGAACGCGCCGCCGGAGAATCCGGCGGATCAGGCGCTTCACCATGACGCCGGCGACGCGCCGGACGATCCGGCGCACAACGCCGATGTGGATGCGCTGGTCGATAAAATCATCAACGGCGACCTGCCGGTGATCGACGATGCGGCGCTCGATCACGGCGTTGACCACGGCGTCGGCCCGGTTATCGACCATGGTGTCGGCCCGGCGCTCGACGATCTGCTGCATCCCGCCCCGGTCGATGGCGACCATCTGGTGCTGAACGACCACGGCGAATCCGTCTCGACCGGCAAGGAACTGGTGGTCATCAACTCTTCGGTCATGGACGCCGATGCGATTCTCGGCGAACTTGCGCCGAACCAGGAGGTGCTGCACCTCGATTCCGGCTCCGACGCGATGGACCAGATTCTCGACTATCTGAACTCCTCCGATACGCATTACGACGCGATTCACATCGTTTCGCACGGCAATGACGGCTACTTCGTGCTGAATGGCGAGGTGGTTGACGGCGATCACTTCGATGCCGCCGAATGGGCCGCGGTCGGCGAACACCTGACCGACCACGGCGATATTATGATTTACGGCTGCGACCTGGCGAAGAGTGACGCCGGGCAGCACCTCGTCGACATGATCGCCGACGCCACCGGCGCGGACGTGGCGGCGAGCACCGACGCCACCGGACTGGGCGGCGACTGGGACCTCGAATTCCATCATGGCGTGATTGAAACCGCCAGCATTAGCGTATCCGGTTACGAATACCAACTGCACAACATTCAGGTGACCAGCGGCCTGAACGACGGCGTCGGCTCCCTGCGCGACGCGATCGGTCAATCCCATTCCGGCGATGAAATCACCTTTGCCGACTCCGTTGGCAAGGTTACCCTGACTTCGGACATCTCGATCGACAAAGACCTGACCATCAGCGGGGACCGATTGAGTTACACCGTATTGGAGGGCAACGGCACCGACGATATTTTACGGATCGACGGTTGCACCACTACGGTGACGCTGGAGAATTTGGCGTTTCACAACGGCGGCGACGGCGCGATTTGGAATAACGCAACGCTGAACATCACGCATTGCCTCTTCAGCGGCGATTCCGGCGACACCGGCGGCGCGATTCACAATCAGGTTGTGGTGAACATCAAAGATTCCGTTTTTACCGACAACTCCGCCACCTCTGGCGGCGCCATCGGCAATTCCGGAATATTGAATATCACAGGGACCACCTTCAGCGGCAATTCCGCCTCGGAATGCGGCGGCGCGATTTACAATACGGCGGGGAACAATGGCGGAACCGTCAGCAATTTCGGGACTCTCATACTGGTGAATTCCACGGTTTACGGCAACCGGGCGGAGGGTAACGGCGGCGGTATCTATTCCGGCTCCAATAGCGGAAAGGTGGCCGTGGTGAACTCCACGCTGGCGGGAAATTCGGCCCAGAAAGCGGACAGCGGAGGCGGCATCTATATGGATCCGGGTTATAATAATGCCAATCTCGAAGTGATCAACAGCATCGTCGTCGGCAATTATACCGGGGACGATCCCACCGCCGCGAACGATATCGGGGGGGAAGCCGCCAAGTTCTCCCGCTCTTTCCTCGTATACGGCGTCATTACCATGACGTCCAGCATCTCGGACGGCGAAAGCAATATCGCGTCCGACGTCGATAAAACCTTTCATGCCAAATGGGACAAGGACAACACCTCCGGAAAGTGGGAGCTGGTCGACCGGAATGACGAAATGCCGATCTTCCAGGACGGAATGGTAAAAATTTATGCCGACAGCGTTGGCGCGATCGAGGGCACGCTGGTCGGCTGGAAGAAAAATTCGGGCCCGGCGGATTTCAACAAACTCTGGGAAGGCAATTTTTACTACCGCTCGAGTTGGAGCATCGACTCCGGTAGCTGGGTCTCTATGGACGGCGGCGGCAACATCGACTTCATTACGACGGTGGGAGCGGTCAATTTCGGGCTCGGCGACAACGCCGTGGCGCTGATGTTCGCTGCCGGGCAGAACGGTATCTCCCGGACTGACGTTTCCAGCTACAACATCGGCGCTTACGCCTTGCAGGCCCATAAGCCCGATATCGTGGTGAACACCAACCTGGACTCCGCCTCCGATCATACCAATCCGTTCGACGACGTGACCACCCTGCGGGACGCGATTCAATACGCCGGGCGCGCCTCGTGGTTTGTTCTCGATAAAGACAACCAGATAACGGAAGTGTTTATGCCGGGCAATGAGGTCAGGTTCGACAAGGCTTTCTTCACGACTGATCCAAACCACAAGAAAACCATCGTTCTGGACCGCAAAATCCAGATTCTCCGGGAAGACCACATCCGGATCGCCGGAGTGGATCAGGACGGCAACGACCTGGTCGACGCGAACGGTGAGTCGTACATCGTCATCGACGGCGGCGGCATAAACCGGATCTTCGAGATCGGCAACGGGAACCGCGCGACGGATGTGGCCATGTACAATCTGATCCTGCAGAACGGCCATGCCAATGGCGTCGGCATGACCAAGGGCGGAGCAGTCTTCAACTGGTTCAACAGCAAGGTGGACATCGACCGGGTAATCTCCCGGGACAACGAAGCCCAGACTGGCGGCGCGATTTACAATGCCGGAACGCTGAGCGTTACGAATTCCATCTTCAGCGGCAATAGCGGCGACAACGGTGGCGCGATTTACAATGCCGGAACGCTGACTGCGGAAAACATCAACTTCAATACCAACCTGGCAGCCCGTGACGGCGGCGCGATTTACAATACGTCGGCAGGTACGTTGACTATCAATAGCGCCACCTTTTCCAAAAACACAGTCATGGGAAGCGGCGGCGCGATTTTTAACGACGCCGGCCGGGTGACCGTGGCGAATTCGACATTTTACGATCAGAAGAGCGCCGGCGACGGCGGCGCGATTTACAACAACAAAGGCCGGCTTACGGTGGTGGGTTCCACCTTTTACCACAATACCGCCGGCATAGGCGTCCGGAGCGAAGGCGGCGCGATTTTCAGTAACGGCGCCGCCAGCAGGCTGGTGCTGGTCAATTCCATCCTCGTCGGCAACATCGCCGACGTGGCCGCCGCCAACGACCTGTCGACGCAGAATGCCGAACTCGACCTCTACTATTCCTTTTACGGGCAGCTGTCGGGAAATATCGGCAAGGGCGTCGCTTCCTGGGGGAAGATCAAAGTGAAGGATGTGTTCGGCGATTCTCCTAGTCCGGCCGAGAAAGAAATCAACGGCGTGAAGCAGATTTATTTCGAGCTGAAAGACGGGGTGGATGCCGTCACGATGGGTACGAAAGTACAGGTGGACGGCGGCGGTTTTCTGCAGTATTACTACATGGATGGCCCGTTCAAATGGGAAACCCT